CCCGCGAGGATGTAGCTTGTGAGACTGACCAATTCGATCGCGATGTACATCATGAGCAGATTCGCCGCACCCGACATGAGGACCATCCCGAGTGTCAGCGCCGCGATGAAGCAGTAATATTCGCCCGTGTGCCTGGCCTCGAGCAGCAGTTCGCGCGATTGCAGCGAAAAGACCACGATAACCATGCTCGTCACGATAATCAGGTATTTGAAAAAGACCGAGAACGGATCGACCGCGTACATCCCGCTGAAAATACTCACCGGTGTGTCGGGCGAGAACGGGAGCTGAATGAGCGCAGCGGCGAGGCCGACAAAAACGAGAATTCCTGTCGCTTTTGCGCCGTTCGGACGCGAACGCCGTCCCGCGGCGAATTCGATGATCATCGCGAGGATGAACGTCAGCGCCAGGGTGATCTCCGGCCAGAAATGCGTGGTGCTTTGGAGAATGATGTCAGGCATAGTGGATGACTCGTTGAAGTGTCGGCGGAAAAGTGATCCGGAACCGCTCTAGAATCCGAGCAGCGCCTGACTTGCCTGCGCGCCGGTTTTCACAAATCGGACGAGATGGTCCAATGAAGTGGTCATGTAGTTTAATGCGGGAGAGGGCCACACGCCGAGCACGAGGATGATGACCGCGAGCGGCGCAAGCGAAATGATCTCGCGCGGTGTGACGTCGGGCAGCACGTTCTCCCATTTCTCGGGAAGTTTGCCCATGAACACGCGCTGGAACGTCCACAGCATGTAGCCGGCGCCCAGAACGATGCCGAGCGTCGATAGGATGGTCCAGAACTTGTCCGCCTGGAAGGCGCCGAGGAAGACGAAGGCCTCGCTCACAAAACCGCTGAGCGACGGCAAGCCGATGGCCGCAAAGAAGGCAATGACCGTGAAGAACGAGTAGAGCGGCATCTTGTTGTACACGCCGCCGAATTCGTTGAGTCCGCGTGTGTGAGCCCGATCGTAGAGCACACCCACGAGGAGGAAAAGCATGGCCGTGATCGTGCCGTGGTTGAACATCTGGAACACCGCGCCGGTCATGCCCTGCACGTTCAGCGACGCCATGCCCAGTATCACATAACCCATGTGCGAGATCGACGAATAGGCGATGAGTTTCTTGAAGTCGGTCTGAGCCATCGCACACAGTGCTCCGTACACGATGTTCACAAAACCGAAGATCATCAGTGCCTTCTGGAAGTACACCGCGAACTCGGGGAAAATCGGGAAGCTGATGCGCAGCATGCCGTAGGTTCCCATCTTCAGCAGCACGCCCGCGAGGATGACGGAGATGGCCGTCGGCGCCTCAACGTGCGCGTCGGGAAGCCAGGTGTGGAACGGAAATACCGGCACCTTGATCGCAAAGGCGATGAAGAGCCCGATGTACGCATACATGCGCGCATTGCTGCCGATCGACGAGAATATTCCCGATGTCATGTTTGCGGGATCCATCATCGCAAGCATGTTGAAGGTGTGCGCGCCGGTGGCGGGATCGATGGTGCTGAAATACAGGCCGATCATCACAAGCAGCAGGAGTACGGAACCCGCGAGCGTGTAGATGAAGAACTTGATCGCCGCGTATTCCCTGCGGGGACCGCCCCAGATACCGATCAGGAAGTACATGGGAAGCAGCATCAGTTCCCAGAAGATGTAGAACAGGAAGAGGTCCATCGCGCAAAACACGCCCATCATGCCCGCGTCGAGCAGAAGGAACATCGCGAAGTATCCCTTGTGCTGCTTGTCGATGCTGAACGAGGCGAAGACTGCGAGGAAACTGATGATCGCGGTCAGCACCACCATCGGCATCGAGAGGCCGTCAATGGCCATGAAATACTCGATACGAATTTCACCGAACCACGGTGTCTGCGGTATCGAGATCCACGGCACGCGTTCGACGAGCTGCATGGTTTTGACATCGTTGATGCCGGGCAGCGCCGCATTGAATGCCATCACGACGGCAACCGCGAGCAGGACCTGCAGGCCCGTGACGATGACGGACACGGCGCGAATCGCGCGCACATTGTCCTTGTTGAGGAAAAGCACGAGGATCATTCCCATGATGGGAAGAAACGTGATGACAGAAAGAATGGGGAAATTCATCAATCCTCCACCAGAAGGCTATCGTTACTCAATGTTCGAATTCTGCACGGATGTATGAGACGGCGTGTGATGCTCAATAATACACATAGAAGAGCACGATGACGCCGAGAATGAGAAAGGCGATATAGGTCTGAATGCGCCCGGTCTGCGTCTTGCGGAACAGTATTCCGAAGAACCCGACGGCGTAGCCCGTGAAATTCACAAGTCCGTCGACGACGTACTTGTCGAACTGGCCGCTCAGCCACGACTGGAAGCGGGTCACGGAGGCGACACCATTCACGGCGCCGTCCACAACTTTTGCGTCGAACCAGGCCATGGCGCGGGTTACCATCAGCAGGAAGGGAACAACCACCCACTGTTCGTATATCTCGTCGAAAAACCACTTCTTACTCAAGAACACGTGCAAAGGACGAACGCGCGCGGTAAACGCGTCGACGTCGATCATCTTGCGTCGGTACACGCCCCACGCGACGAGGATGCCGAGACCCGCCACAAGCAGCGATGTTATCATCGCCGACATGTGCGCCTGATGCATTCCGTGCGTGAAGGTTTCCTGCGCGGGATTCACTGTTGCTTCCGCGGGCGCGGCGGCGTGGTCACCGGCTGCGGGTGCGGTCGTCTCGTGAGTCTCGGCCGTATGCGCGGGCGCCGCGGTTTCATGCCCTTCGCCATGCGAAAAGGCGTACCAATTCTGGCCGGTGACGGTGACAGGCACCGGCAACGACTTCAGTATCCAACCGGATGCCGCGCCGAAGGGATTAAACGAAAACACAAACCACAGCGAGAGTGTCGCGAGCACGATCAGCGGCGTCTTCATCGTCACGGGGGACTCGTGCAGATGCGCGTACACATCCGCGCGTTTGGGTTCGCCATGGAAGGTCAGGAACACGAGACGGAACATATAGAACGCGGTGAGCATCGCGACGCCGAAACCGATGTACGGCATCAGCAGGCCCAGACCGCCGCGCAGCGACCCGAAGGCCCAGGCACCGGCGAGTATTTCGTCCTTGCTCATGAATCCCGAGAAGAGCGGCACACCGGAAATGGCGAGCGTCGCAACGAGGAAGGTCAGGTATGTCACCGGAAGCTTCCCTTTCAGGCCGCCCATGTTGCGGATATCCTGGGGGTCGGTTTCGTGGTCGTGCAGGTGATGCAAGCTGTGATGCATCGCGTGGATCACGGAGCCGCTGCCAAGGAAGAGGCAGGCCTTGAACATCGCGTGTGTCACAAGATGGAAAATGCCCGCCTGATAGGCGCCGACACCGAGCGCCAGAACCATGTAGCCGAGCTGGCTCACTGTCGAGTACGCGAGCACTTTCTTGATGTCGTTCTGCGCGATGGCGATTGTAGCCGAAATGAACGCGGTGAGCGCGCCCGTGACGGCGATCACAAACAGCGCGTCACCGGAGAGCATCGGGAAAACGCGCGCAACGAGGTACACACCCGCCGCAACCATCGTCGCGGCGTGGATGAGGGCGCTGACGGGCGTCGGACCTTCCATTGCGTCGGGAAGCCATGTGTGCAACGGGAACTGCGCGCTCTTGCCCACAGCGCCGCAGAAGATGCAGATGCCCGCGACCGTCAGCCAGGTCTCGGATCCGAAAGGCAGATTGCCCGCGCTGATGGACGCAAATATCTTGTCGAAACTGAATGTGCCGTAATTGGTGAACAGGATCATGATGCCGATCCACATGCCGATGTCGCCGATGCGGTTCACGAGGAACGCCTTCTTCGACGCGTAGGCCGGACCCGGCTTCTCGTACCAGAAACCGATCAGCAGATAACTGCTCAAGCCCACCAGCTCCCAGAAGATGTACATCATCAGGATGTTGTTCGTGACAACAATGCCCATCATCGAAAAAGTGAACAGGCCCAGATAGGCGAAGTATCGCGAGTACTTGGCATCACCATGCATGTACCCGATCGAAAACAGATGCACCAGCGCCGAGATGAGCGACACAACCACGAGCATGATGCCGACAAGGTTGTCGATCATGATCCCGAGTTCGATACGCATCGGAATATTCTGGCCGAACACCGTCATCGTGGTATTGAAGTCCACCCATGTAAACGTGCTCTGCACAGGCGCGGCGGGGAATCCCGGAATCGATCCCGCGGGAACAGAGGTGACCGACCCTATCATCACCACCAGCGACAGCGCCAGCGTGAGGAAGAGTATCGCTGTTCCGACAAAATCGCCCTGGCGCGGAAGTCGTTTCCCGAACGCGAGGAGAATTACAAACGACGCCAGAGGAAGAAAGAGTATGGCGATCGTGAGTGTGGTGAGGGTCTGAGGAGACATGGCGTTTCTGCTGTTTCGCGGAATAGTGCGAAATGGTCCCGCAGTATCGATGCGGGGGTGTTACTGCATTTGAACGATTTTGAATTCGATGCGGCGGTTGCGCGCGCGGCCCGCCTCGGTCGTGTTCGGGGCGAGGGGCTGCGTCGAGCCGTAGCCGCGCGCGCTGAGGCGCGCCGCGTCGATGCCCTTCGCAACGAGATAGTTTTTCACGGCATTGGCGCGGCGCAGCGAAATGTCCTTGTTCAGCTTCGCCTTGCCGACATTGTCGGTGTGACCGCCGATTTCGACTTTCATGCCGGGATTGTCGACGAGAGTCTTGTACGCGTCGTCGAGCGCCGTGATGGAACCGGGCAACAGATCTGCCTTGGCCGTCTCGAACTCGACATTCTGGAGAATGATCTTTGCGCCCTTTTTCAGAACCGGCGCGGTTTCGGATGCCGGCTCGGCCGCGTCGTCGGGACATCCGTCGTCGTCGTTCACACCGTTCCGCGTCTCGGGCTGCAGCGGACACTTGTCGCGTCCGTCCGCCAATCCGTCGCCATCCGTGTCGGCCTTTAACGGATCGGTGTTGCGCGTGATTTCGTCGCCATCGAGCAAGCCGTCGTTGTCGGTGTCGGCAACGAGCGCCTTGGTCTTGTGCCGGTTCACTTCGTCGCCGTCGCGCAGACCGTCGGCATCCGTGTCGGCCTTCAACGGATCAGTTCCCTGCCCCGCTTCCTCATTGTCGCGGAGACCGTCGTTGTCGGTGTCGGGATTGCGCGGATCGGTGCGCAGGCCGCGCACTTCCTCGGCGTCGTTTATCGTATCGCCGTCGGTGTCGGTCTTGAGCGGATCACTCTTGTGCGTGCGCACTTCCGCGCCGTCGTCCAGCCCGTCGCGATCAGTGTCACGGTTCAACGGATCCGTGCCCTGCGCCACTTCGTCGCCGTCGCGCAGACCGTCGCCGTCGGTGTCGTCGATCAGCGGATCGGTCTTTTTTGCCAGTTCCTCGCCATCGGTCAGGCGGTCGTCGTCGGTGTCGGTCTTGAGAGGATCGGTCTTGGTCGTGTAGACCTCTTCCCTGTCGTTGATGCCGTCGCCGTCGCTGTCGGGATTCAAGGGATCGGTGCCGCGCGAAATTTCGTCGTTGTCGGAGAGCCCGTCGTCGTCGCGGTCGTTCTCGCCGAACAGATAGAACTGCAGCGAAAGCGAACCCGTCGCCCACGAATCGTTCGCTTCGGACGAGTGCACCGTGTATCGCTGATCGATACGGGCGAAGTTCTCGATGGTCTCCTTGCCGAATCCGTCGAGCATGTCGCCGCCCTGCCCGAGCACAAAGCGGTACGTGAAATCGAGGTTAATTGACAGAATATCGGACAGCAATATGTCGAATCCGAGACCCAGCGGAATGACGGTCTTCACGTTTGCGTCGGCCGGAAGATCCGACAGCATGGATTCGATGACCGCGCCTTTTTTCAGATAGAATGTTTCCTCGCCGAAGGTGACGTTCAGCAGCGGATCGCCGTTGGGCATTCTCCGTTCGACATTGGAATTGCTGAAGTTCAGCATGCCGGCGCCGAAGGAGATGTAGGGATTGAAGCTGCGGCGCGGGAACATGTTCACCAGCACGCGCCCCTCGACAAAAAAGAGCTTGTCGACTTCGAGAACCTGATGTTTGACGTCGGTGAGCGGCGTCCCCGGCACTCCGGTGCCGCCGAGGCGCGGATCGCGGAAAAACTGGGTCGCGTAGCTGTCGGAGAATTTCGCCTGCCAGCGGCGGTTGTAGATGTAATTTCCGATGCCGCCATTGATCTGCGCGGCCACTTCCGGAACAAAGAAATATTTGGCATGGGCGCCGAAGAACGTCCCAAAATGCTGGTCGGTGAATTCCCCGAAATACTTTGTCGCGCCGCCGTCGACACCGATGACGAGTTTGCGGCTCGGATCCCAGCTATACGTGATTTTCTGGGCGAGCACGGGCGCGGCAGTACCGAGAGCCGCGAGGAGCAATATGGGGAGCAGGCGTTTCATGCGGATAGACCTTTCTTGGGCTTCCTCACTCGCGGAGCTTGTCGATTTCGTCGGCGTTCACCGTCTGATACTGACGATAGATCTGCAGCACGATCGCGAGCGCCACGGCGGCTTCGGCCGCGGCGAGGATGATGACAAACACGGCCGTCACATGCCCGTCGATGTTCATCGCCTGAAAGCGCGAGAAGGCGACGAGGTTGATGTTGGCCGCGTTCAGGATGAGTTCTATGCCCATAAGCATGAGCACCGCGTTGCGGCGCGTCGCGAGGGCCAGAACGCCGAGCGAGAAAAGGATCGCCGCGACGACGAGGTAGTGGGAAAGTCCGATGGTCATGCTGACTCCTTCTTCGAGGAATCGGCGCGCGCTATCATCGCGGCGCCCATGATGGTGACGAGCAGAAGGATGCCGATGATTTCGAACGGCAGGAGATACGTGCTCATCAGGCGTTCACCGATGGCGGCGGTTGTCCCCTGCACGTCGGGCAGCACGCCCGCGTCGATCCACGTTGCGCGTGTGACGAGCAACACCAGGGTTCCGAGCAGCACACCCGCGATGATGGTGGCGGGCAGCGTGTGCAGGGTGCCGCTGGTCACGTCGACGTTGGTGACGCGGTTCGTGAGCATGACTCCGAAAATGATCAGGATCAGGATGCCGCCGATGTAGACCATGACCTGCGCGACGGCGAGGAAATCCGCCTGCAGGAACACGTAGAGTCCGGCGACGCCGAGGAAGGTGAAGAGCAGCGCAAACGCCGCGTAGATGACGTTGCGGGCGAAGGCCACAACCATCGCCGAACACACGGTGATCGCGGCAAAGACGTAAAAGAGGATATCGGCCATGTGCATGCGATGGTTTATGCTGGTGCGTTGCTGTCTGTCGCGGGGGGTGCGGGCGGAGCCGCCGCAGCCGCTGCTGCCGCTGCCGCTGCTTCCTTCTTTTTGGCTTCGGCCGCCGCGGCCTTCTTGGCATCCTGCTCCGCCTGATAGATGTCGGCTGCGGACTGTTTCTCGGCGACTTCGGCGGCGGTCATGGTGCTGAAACGATAGACGAGATCGTTGCGGTTGTATTCCGAGAACTCGAACACGTCGGTCATCTTGATACACTCGGTTGGGCACGGGTACACGCAGAGCCCGCAGTAGCAGCACTTCGCGATGTCGATGTCGAAACGCGACACCCAGAGCCGCTTCTTGTTGCCCGTGGAGGTCGCGCCGAGATCGTCGGTCGGCAGGGCCTTGATGGTCTCGATGGCGATGCAGTTCACGGGACATGCCTTCGCGCACTGATCGCACCCGATGCAGTCGTCCATGTTCACGTACAACCTGTTGCGCACGCGGTCGGGCAATTCACGCTTCACATTCGGATACTGTATCGTCACCTTCTTCGTGAAGAGGTGGCTCCATGTGATGCGCATACCGACGAGCACGGTCCAGATGCCGTCCTTGATGTCTTGCAGATAACCGCTCATGACGAGGTGCCTTTGCGTGGATGAGTACTACACGATCATGACGAGGAAACCGACGATAAGCGCGATCCCGAACGAGAACGGGATGAGCACTTTCCAGCACATGTACATGAGCTGATCGACACGCAGACGCGGCAGCGTCCAGCGGAGCCAGATCATGACAAAGACCAGGAACATGCCCTTGAACGCGAGCCACCCGAACTGCTCGAGTGCGCCCAGCCAGGGCACGCCCACGAGTTCACCGATGGTGGTGCCGTACGGGGTCTGCCAGCCGCCAAGGAACACGATCGCGGCGATGGCCGAAACGAGGAACATGTTCGAATACTCGGCCATGTAGAACATGGCGAACTTCATGCTGCTGTATTCGGTGTGATACCCCGACACGAGTTCCGATTCGGCCTCGGGGATGTCGAAGGGCGTACGATTCGTTTCGGCGAGTGCCGAGACGTAATACATGAGGAAGGTCACCGCAAAAAACGGGAGGAAGATCAGATAGGTCCACGACCCGTCGATCACCGTGCCGCTCGTGAGTGTGACGGCGTGTTTGGGTCCGCCGAAGATGAACCAATTCCAGAACGGTCCCGACTGCGCGAGCACGATGTCCTGCATGTTCAGCGACCCGACCACGAGCACCACGATGAGCAGCGACATGGCCGCTGGCACCTCGTAGCTCACGATCTGCGCGACCGAGCGCATGGCGCCGTACAGCGAGTACTTGTTGTTCGACGACCAGCCGGCCATCATGAGGGCGACAACACCGATCGAGCCGACGGCAAACACGTAGAAGAGTCCGATGTCGAGATTCGCGCCGATGTACATGCTCGAGAACGGGATCGCGGCGAAGGCGGCGTAGGAACCCATAAACGCGAGGAACGGCGCGAGCGTGAAGAGGAAGGTGTCGGCCTGCCGCGGCGTGATGTCCTCCTTCTGCAGGAGTTTCACCACGTCGGCGATGGGCTGGAACACGCCGTAGGGTCCGGTGCGCATGGGTCCGAGACGATCCTGCATCCACGCCGAGATTTTCAGTTCTCCGAGCATCGCGAGGAGCGCGTACGAGAACACGAAAACCAGCGGCAACGCGCAATAGATCAGCATCGTCACGAGGTTGTCGCCGAGGAGATTCGTAAGGAAGGATTCCATGGACGTCAGAGGTAGGAGGTTCGTCGGATGTGTCTCAACGGTCGATTTCGCCGAGGACGATATCGATGCTTCCAAGAATTGCGACAAGATCCGCAATCAGGTGGCCGCGAGAGATTTCATCGATCACGCTCAGATTCACGAATCCGGGAGCGCGGCATTTGCAGCGGAACGGATTGCCGGTCCCGTCGCTCACAACGTAGTACCCGAGTTCGCCGCGGGGATTCTCGACACGCGCGTATGCTTCGGCGCCCTTGGGAGGCCGCACACGTTTCGGAATCGCCGAGGCCACATCGCCCGCGGGCAGTCCGGCAATCGCCTGCTCGATGATGTTGCAGCTCTCGATCATCTCGTGCATACGCACGATGTTGCGGTCCCAACAGTCGCCCAGCGTGCCCGCCTCGCCCTTGCCCACGATCACGTTCCATTCGAAACGGTCGTAGATGGAGTACGGATCGTCGCGGCGCAGATCCCAGTTCACGCCGGAACCGCGCAGCATGGGGCCGGAACACGCGTACGACAGCGCCACGTCGGCCGGCAGCACACCCACATTCGCGAGGCGCTCGACAAAGATCTTGTTGAGAATGAGAAGGTCCATCACTTCCTTCACCGTCGTGCGTATCTGCGCGACTATGTCGAGCACTTCCTTCTCGAAGCCGGCATGTACGTCGTGCGAGAGGCCGCCGACCCAGAAGTAGTTGTACAGGAGCCGCGCGCCGCAGGTCTTCTCGAAGATGTCGAGGATGTACTCGCGGTCGCGGAAGAGGAAGAGGAAGGGCGTGAAGGCGCCGATGTCGAGGCCGTACGTGCCGACGGCCACAAGATGCGACGCGATGCGCTGCAGCTCGGCCATGATCACACGGATGTACTCGACACGATCCGGCAACTCGATGCCCAGCATCCGCTCGACCGCGAGCACGTACCCGTGGTTGTTGTTCATGGACGCGAGGTAGTCGAGGCGGTCCGTGTACGGAATCACCTGCGGATAGGTCATGGCCTCGGCGTGTTTCTCGAAACAACGGTGAAGGTAGCCGAGATGCGGGATGACCTTGACGACGATTTCTCCATCCAGAACGAGTTCGAGACGGAGCACACCGTGCGTGGACGGATGCTGCGGGCCCATGTTGAGGACCAGCTCATCGGTACGCAGTCTGCCGGATTCGATGTGTTCGGCGATTGATTCTTTCAGATCGTGCATTGTCTTTGCGGATGGGGTCTCAGTACGGGACTTTCATGCCGTTGTAATACTCGGGCACCTCGTAATCCTTGCGCAGCGGATGGCCTTCCCAGTCGTCGGGAAGAAGGATGCGGCGCAGATCGCGATGCCCTTCGAAGGTGATGCCGATGAGATCGTAGGCCTCGCGCTCGTGCCAGTCGGCGGTGCGCCAGACCTTCTCCACCGTCGGCACGGAGGGTGTTTCCTTCGGCACGAGCACCTTGACGGTCAGGGTGTGTTTGTGCGGGGTGGAACCGAGATGGTACACGACGCCGAGTGTGCCGTCGCCGTAGTCCATGCCCGTCAGGCACATGAGCGTGTCGAAGGCGTACGCGGCATGGTCGCGGAGCTGCAGGCACACGTCGCGGATCCCCGCGGCGGGCACGATGACACACGGCACCGCGGCATCGAAGGTCAAAGCCAGTTCGGGAAAGGTGGCCGTGAGTTCGTCGAAAATTGTCTGAGGCGTGAGAGACATGGAGTTGATCCCGTTGTTCGTCAGTTCTACGGTCAAGCGGCGGGTTGCGCGGGTTTTTTCACAAGCGAGAAGTCGCGCACCTTTTCCTGCAGGCGCATCCAGCCCTCGAGCAGGGCCTCGGGACGCGGGGGACAGCCGGGCACGTACACGTCCACCGGTACGACACGATCGACACCCTTGAGCACATGGTAGCCGTGCTCCCAGTACGGACCGCCGCAGTTGGAACAACTTCCCATCGACACGACATACCGCGGCTCGGCCATCTGCTCGTACAGGCGTTTCAGGCGTGTGGCCATTTTGAGAGTCACCGTGCCGGCAACAATCATCACGTCGCACTGGCGCGGACTCGGCCGCGGAATGACGCCGAAACGCATGATGTCGTTGTGGGAGGCGCTGGCAGCCATCATCTCGATCGCGCAGCAGGCGAGGCCAAACGACATCTGCCATAACGAGCAGAGCCGGGCCCAGTTCAGTACGCCTTCAGCGGTGGTCAGGACGATGTTGCCGTCATCGAATTGCTGATTCAGTAGTCCCATACACCAGGTGTGATACTGTGAGGAAAAACGGTGGGATCAGGCCTCTGCAGGCACTTCGACCTGCTTCGGAGCAACGGGAGGAACGGGGCGGACGGGTTGTGTGTCGACGATATCCTGCATGCGCGGGATATGCGGCTGCGGGCGGACCCACTCGAGATCGCCCTTCGCCCACAGATAAAAATCCGCGAGGAAAAGGATCACGATGAAGATGGCTCCGGACACATACGCGTACATCCCCATCTTCTCGAACACGACAGCCCAGGGGAAGAGCACGACGAGTTCGACATCGAACAGGATAAAAATGAGCGCGACCACGTAGAAGCGGATGTTGAATTTCACCCACGGTGAACCGATGGGATCTTCGCCGCATTCGTACGCGAGCAGCTTCTCCTTCGTCCGGTTGCGCGGGGCGATCAGACGCACCGCAATGAGCGCGCCGCCGACGATGGCGACGCCGAGAAGGAAGAAAATGAAAACTTTACCGAATTCTGTAAGCATGGTGGGCACCCGAGGATCAGGTGAGATAGGGTGAAAACAAGGTAGCAGGAACTCGCCGGAAAACCAAACCGGACATCCGTGTCGGATACCGGCGGCGGGTCAGATTCTGCCGAATACTTCTTCTTCGGAGGAGAGGGGCTGCAGCCCGTTGAAGGGGGGATATTCGTCGACGAGCAGCATGGAGTACGCGGTGAGGCGGGACGACCAGATGAAGTAGCGCGAAATGAGGCCCCAGAAACCATCGGGGATGCGGCCGATGAACAGCACAACCCAGAAGAGGACCATGTACACAAAACCGATGACGAGTCCGTATCCGATCGCAAAAAACACCTGCGGGAGCAGGAGGAGGAAACGGAATAACGCGTACAGGCGCGACGACCGCTCAGGCCGTTCCAATTGCACCTTGACGGGATACCCGTTGTCAGGCTTGCCGTTGAAAGAGGGATACACGTCCGTCAACAGCGACGAGTACGCGTTGATCTGCATGTTGAAGCGGAAATACCGCTCGCAGAATTCCCATAACGTCTGCGGATACGATCCGAGGATCAGTACGGCCCAGAAGGAAATGACACCGACCATCTGCGCGACAAACCCGTACAACGCGCCCCAGAACACCACGGGGATCATCATGAACGGCCTGAATATCAGGATGAGCCGCGAGGATTTTTCTGGCCTGGGAAGCAGAAAGATAACCGGGTAGCGACGTGTGCTCATACGTTGTACCGCCAGTCTGAAGGATGGGAAAGGGATGGATTCACCGGTGCAGAGGTCTCGTGTGTTGCGCGCAGCGGCACAACTTCCGTGAAACGATTGTATTTTGCCGCGGACCGGAGTAAGTTCTCCCGCTCGTACACGAGGTGCTCACGCAATATATGAAAAAGATCGAAGCAATCATCCGCCCCTTCAAACTCGATGACGTTCGCGACGGCCTGCAGGATATCGGCATACGCGGAATGACGATCTCGGAAGTCAAGGGTTTCGGCCGGCAGAAAGGCCATACCGAAACGTTCCGCGGCGCGGAATACCATATCGACACACTTCCGAAAATCAAGATCGAAGTTGTCGTCGCGGATCACCTCGTCGAAGCGGCCGTCGATGTCGTCATAAAATTCGCGCGCACGGGACAGGTTGGTGACGGCAAAATTTTTGTCATCCCCGTCGAGGAAGTTGTCCGGATTCGCACAGAAGAATCCGGCGAAGCCGCGCTGTAATTTCTGCTCCGCGGTAAGCTACGCGGTCGCCTGGATGTGCACGAAGGAATCCGGCGAAGCCGCTCTGCAGCTTTTCCTCCCCCGTTTTCGGAGCCGCACCATTCAACACGCCATATTTCCGCCGCGGTACACGCAGCAGGAAATCGCCAACTATTTCCTTTTTCCACCCGATGAAAAGGACAGCCCGGGGTACAGAGCGTGCAAAATCCTCGAATTCAGCGTGTATACAACAAAAAAGCCAACCGAAGCTGAGGAGGGCGTGCCGCGGTTGGCTTTTGGAAACAGTGAATGCGGGTGCAATATACAGCCCCCTTTTTCTTAAAGCAAGAGTTAATGAAAAAATTCTAAGTTGTTTCGTATCAACGAGGAATCATCCTGTGGCAGCACGTAAAGCAGACTTGATAAGGTCGCCGGTGTTGGGAGAAGCCCCGAGCGCCGGGTCTTGAAGCGCTTTCGACAGCGCTTTTTCGGCTACAGGCCGGGCATATCCGAGTGAAAGCAGTGCTAAAAGGGCCTCATCGCGCGGTGAAGCGGCGGCGGGAACCGTGACGGATCCCGCAGGACCCTTCGCAAATACGTCGCGCAATTCGAGAATCATGCGTTCGGCCGTTTTTTTTCCTACGCCCGGGATGCGCGTCAGTGCGCCGACATTGCCTTCGAGCACAAAACCGCGCAATTCCGCCGCGCCCGAGCGCGAGAGGATGTTCATGGCGATACGCACGCCGATGCCGGAGATGTTCTGCAGTTGACGGAACATCGCGCGTTCCTCCTCGTGCAGGAATCCGAAAAGCGCCATGGCGTCCTCGC
The sequence above is a segment of the Ignavibacteriota bacterium genome. Coding sequences within it:
- a CDS encoding NADH-quinone oxidoreductase subunit M; this encodes MLSVITFLPIMGMILVLFLNKDNVRAIRAVSVIVTGLQVLLAVAVVMAFNAALPGINDVKTMQLVERVPWISIPQTPWFGEIRIEYFMAIDGLSMPMVVLTAIISFLAVFASFSIDKQHKGYFAMFLLLDAGMMGVFCAMDLFLFYIFWELMLLPMYFLIGIWGGPRREYAAIKFFIYTLAGSVLLLLVMIGLYFSTIDPATGAHTFNMLAMMDPANMTSGIFSSIGSNARMYAYIGLFIAFAIKVPVFPFHTWLPDAHVEAPTAISVILAGVLLKMGTYGMLRISFPIFPEFAVYFQKALMIFGFVNIVYGALCAMAQTDFKKLIAYSSISHMGYVILGMASLNVQGMTGAVFQMFNHGTITAMLFLLVGVLYDRAHTRGLNEFGGVYNKMPLYSFFTVIAFFAAIGLPSLSGFVSEAFVFLGAFQADKFWTILSTLGIVLGAGYMLWTFQRVFMGKLPEKWENVLPDVTPREIISLAPLAVIILVLGVWPSPALNYMTTSLDHLVRFVKTGAQASQALLGF
- the nuoL gene encoding NADH-quinone oxidoreductase subunit L, whose amino-acid sequence is MSPQTLTTLTIAILFLPLASFVILLAFGKRLPRQGDFVGTAILFLTLALSLVVMIGSVTSVPAGSIPGFPAAPVQSTFTWVDFNTTMTVFGQNIPMRIELGIMIDNLVGIMLVVVSLISALVHLFSIGYMHGDAKYSRYFAYLGLFTFSMMGIVVTNNILMMYIFWELVGLSSYLLIGFWYEKPGPAYASKKAFLVNRIGDIGMWIGIMILFTNYGTFSFDKIFASISAGNLPFGSETWLTVAGICIFCGAVGKSAQFPLHTWLPDAMEGPTPVSALIHAATMVAAGVYLVARVFPMLSGDALFVIAVTGALTAFISATIAIAQNDIKKVLAYSTVSQLGYMVLALGVGAYQAGIFHLVTHAMFKACLFLGSGSVIHAMHHSLHHLHDHETDPQDIRNMGGLKGKLPVTYLTFLVATLAISGVPLFSGFMSKDEILAGAWAFGSLRGGLGLLMPYIGFGVAMLTAFYMFRLVFLTFHGEPKRADVYAHLHESPVTMKTPLIVLATLSLWFVFSFNPFGAASGWILKSLPVPVTVTGQNWYAFSHGEGHETAAPAHTAETHETTAPAAGDHAAAPAEATVNPAQETFTHGMHQAHMSAMITSLLVAGLGILVAWGVYRRKMIDVDAFTARVRPLHVFLSKKWFFDEIYEQWVVVPFLLMVTRAMAWFDAKVVDGAVNGVASVTRFQSWLSGQFDKYVVDGLVNFTGYAVGFFGILFRKTQTGRIQTYIAFLILGVIVLFYVYY
- a CDS encoding OmpA family protein; translated protein: MKRLLPILLLAALGTAAPVLAQKITYSWDPSRKLVIGVDGGATKYFGEFTDQHFGTFFGAHAKYFFVPEVAAQINGGIGNYIYNRRWQAKFSDSYATQFFRDPRLGGTGVPGTPLTDVKHQVLEVDKLFFVEGRVLVNMFPRRSFNPYISFGAGMLNFSNSNVERRMPNGDPLLNVTFGEETFYLKKGAVIESMLSDLPADANVKTVIPLGLGFDILLSDILSINLDFTYRFVLGQGGDMLDGFGKETIENFARIDQRYTVHSSEANDSWATGSLSLQFYLFGENDRDDDGLSDNDEISRGTDPLNPDSDGDGINDREEVYTTKTDPLKTDTDDDRLTDGEELAKKTDPLIDDTDGDGLRDGDEVAQGTDPLNRDTDRDGLDDGAEVRTHKSDPLKTDTDGDTINDAEEVRGLRTDPRNPDTDNDGLRDNEEAGQGTDPLKADTDADGLRDGDEVNRHKTKALVADTDNDGLLDGDEITRNTDPLKADTDGDGLADGRDKCPLQPETRNGVNDDDGCPDDAAEPASETAPVLKKGAKIILQNVEFETAKADLLPGSITALDDAYKTLVDNPGMKVEIGGHTDNVGKAKLNKDISLRRANAVKNYLVAKGIDAARLSARGYGSTQPLAPNTTEAGRARNRRIEFKIVQMQ
- the nuoK gene encoding NADH-quinone oxidoreductase subunit NuoK, which gives rise to MGLSHYLVVAAILFSLGVLALATRRNAVLMLMGIELILNAANINLVAFSRFQAMNIDGHVTAVFVIILAAAEAAVALAIVLQIYRQYQTVNADEIDKLRE